The window TGAGCCAGTTATTAAGACTTTATTTGGAATACTCTGACCAGCACTGTCACTTTCTATGTCTCATTTAGAAAAAAGCTAGGCAGAATTAGATGAACAGGCAGTTACTCATCATGTGTGAGCTGCTATATCACCACAGCCTGGTGTTTTTTAGCCATATAGCCATAGatgcattcaattcaattttattgcaTCAAAGTAAAACATTGTTAACATCTTGATTTATGCCTAACATGAAAAATCAGAAGTTTGAAGATTAATAGACAATGGATTTCCCTTTTCCTAAGGTATTATTGCATTTGTTTTGGGATGGGTGGTTGGTGAATGGGGGCAGGTCAGAAATAGTTGCCATGGAAACTTTACAgtgtttccattttattttattctgactTTACAATAAAGCCAAAGAACATTATTCTGGGGATAACAGTTACTTCACAATGACTGCATGTGAAAACTATAAAACTACTCCAATATAGAGAACATTAGTTTTTTGATTAATTTATTAAATcatcaacaaaatcaaaacatgcACTATTGCACCATTGTCAGTTCCATTAAAACAGATATTCAGGCTTTCTCCTGATCAAGAGTCTGAATGGAAGAGTCATAACACTCCTTTTCTAAAACTGTGATATCAATTCTTTGTGTCTTATTAAAGTTTGACCGTTACTGGGCAGTCTTTAGTCTCTTTAAGTCTTTAAGTATCAGATGGCGTCACAAATTATTGGAAACTAGtgttatggatttttttttaaagaaatctaaATATAATACAAGTTTTTAATACTGCAAATGAGGACAAAATTGGGGTTCTAGGTTCCCATAAACCAACAAGCCTTATTTGAAGCTGCAAAAAAATTGTTTAATCAGATTTATACAGAAGCCTTAAAGGTAACTTTACACGTTTTGAAGGTAGCTGATCTGTTATTACACTGTACAAAAATCCACATGTGCAACAAGAAAAGGTCATCATTATTCTTACTAAGTCTAAAGAAGTCTACATACAAAATAGTTGATAAAATGCTTAAAAGCAAAATTGTAAGCCTTGGAATTCCACTGTATAAGGAATGCAGAGTAGCTTTATTAAAACAATTCAAACACTGTCATTAATCGTCACCTTCTTAAGATGAATATTATCTGATTAAATAAACATTAACAACAATTAATAATTGCTAAATACTGCATCACAGCCCTTTTAGCAAATTACAACGCAGATGCATCATGGGTAAATATCTGCATTAGAATTTCCTCTGGATTTATGAAGTCACTTAGATATACGTGGGGTGGAGAGCATGGAGTTCCGtgctttattttaattattgtttgGGGCCATTAGTTTGAGCTTTGATCCCCACTTGTTCCTCCCTCTCAGCCTGTCTGTCCAACCTGGGGCTGAGGCCCCTTTGTGCTGAAGATGCCAGGCGAGAAACTCCATTAACTGTTAGTGCTCCACTGTCTATCGGGCAGATATAGTCCGCAGATTCATCAGGCTTCCTCTTTCTGAGGTGACTGAATTGCGTGAAGCCCAGCTTCTTCggctaaaaacacacaaaaaggccAATGTATTAACAAATAATGTTGATGACAGGCTGCAACAGCAACAAAGTAGCCTATTTCACTGATTTAAATAGTGATCTTACCTTTACTTTTGCGGTCGTAGTGAGGGGCACATGGCCCGTAGCATTGCCATATTCTCGTTTCTCCTGCATGGCCTGAAGCCCAACCAGAGCAGAAAATGCAGTTGCGAGATGACGACGGAGTAAAGTCTTTTGCGGAGGAATATTTAAAAGCAGGGCCAAAGTCTCTGAGCTGAAGCGAGGCTCCAGAATCTATGTTTGCCAAAGATAAAGGCAACATAATTAACTCTCTGCTCACATCTAATATAAACACATACAATTGGTATGAtcacaaagaaaagaatcacGCTTCTAGACAAGCTCAAATTTTACATGACTTACAATCAGTCCACCGTGAACACCGCTGCCCCGTAGATTAGGAGCGTACTCAGCTAGGTCAACTGCTCTCAGCCACTCCATCACACAATGGTTAGACCACTGCACTACTTCTGAAGGAGGAGGATGTTTCTAAAAGCAAAATTaaacaagaaaattaaaaaaaaaaaaaaaacaccttttatTATACATGTACGTGTGTATAACCTATTCTAAGCACATTAAAGAAATACATAAACAAATAGTTTTGAAGGCTTTTGAAAGCAGATATAAAATTAGATGCTCTATCTTGACAAATATTTGACAAATATTTGTCGCCATCTTGTGGGCAAGGAATGCGATTACATCAGCCAGAGCATCACCTCCTAAATGTCTATAAAAGCTTGTTATATCTGAGCTTCAGCTGTTAAGATTTCTAATTTATTTTGCAAAGAATATTGGATAACATGAGTAGAGTAATTGTTACATAAATTCGGGTGACAAAGGAAAGTCAAAAAAATCCCCAACATAATAGGTTGATTCTACAGTGCTCTGTTTGAGGGACACAGCTTTCAAAAGTCCTACCTCCTCCACTGGCCTACGTCGAAGACAGTTTGGGTTGAATTTATTGGCATGAAGCACATGAATTGCGCACTTAATACTAAGATGGTGCAGTTGGCTGGTAACCTTTAGAGTCAAGAGATCATTCTGTGcgaacagggaaaaaaaatgcaaaaaagaaatatCAGCATGAGCACAGTAGAAAATCTGTCAATTCATTATAATGCACTTTTTAGCGTTTTAAGTTATATTTTAAAGCCAGATGAATGCATTTGCAGGCCACATCTTTAACAAAAAATCTAATGCAATATGTGGAAGATTAATCCTTACCACTGTGAGATATTGTATCATCCGACCATCTATTCGAGCTTCATGGAACTGGTCTTTATACTGTGGCAATCCAATATCATCCAGCCAGCCTGAATTGgtgtgtaaaattaaaaaatgaatccATCAACTTCATTCATTCGCTTTAATGTTTCTTCACGTTTAAAGCATGTCCACTGGAACTGCTTAGCTAGAAGACATTTCATAGTTTAGAGGGAAATTTAAAAtggcatttttgttttctttggtttAATGTTCTTGTTGGTAGTTGTAGATCTGATTTACATGTGAACACATAAGCCTGAGAATTTGAAATATAATAGGCTTACGGGTGACCCAGATGTGGTCCAGCTCTGAGGACTTCTCTATAACTTTAGTAGTGAATGCCCGCAGAGCGAGCTGCAACTTCTTCCTGTGCAGTGGATTCTTCATACCCATCTCCTGAGGTTACAAAGAACAGTTTGTCTTATCACACAAATACAGAggtattttcattttctctacacaattctgatgaagtctaaTATTTAGacataaaaatgaattttaatttATGATATGGAGTGTAATTGATTTCAAAAtttgagatattttttttatgtaaaaagcTTGTAAGGGGTTTATATTCTGACCTTCTCAAAATCCTGAGGTGTGGCAGACAGAAGTGTTTGTCCATTTTCAACCCACTGTCTGGAGAGACTAACGTACTGGCCCAATCCATAGTCCTCTAGCCAGCCACACACCTGCTCCTTGGTCCACTGACTGAATGGAATATTCATATCACTGATAggaaagaagttaaaaaaattaacgttaaaaattgttattttattaggagaatttgtttttattgccatattttcaaatatttatggtAATTTTATTAAACAACCAATTAGCCAATAGTCGTGTTTCATTGTAGCCATTTGGGAAATGGTGATGAAGAGGATGTGGCATGAAAACCacagcagaatagtttaaaagaGCAAATTACAAGGGTCAATTCAGAGATACATAACCCTTAAAATACTGTATTACAAGATCAGATAGCGTTTTACCGTGCTGAGTCAAATGATTCAGGGGTTCGGGTCAGTCTGGGACCAGCAGTCGCACGCAGTCCCCCTCTTCTAAATTGCCCAGAATCTGGATCTGTAGCGGGAAGGCCTCCAGACTGTGTTCTTCGAAGTCTGTGTAGAGAAGAGAAAATTATCTGACTAGAAACACTGCCAGTTATTAATTCTcaaagtaatttttaaaaaatatacagttATGTTGAAAAGAAAGCTTTCAAGGTACTATGCACCTACACCTCAACTGCTTCCATAGAAACTAAGAGGGCCAGTGACAGCCAGATGCTGTTTATCAAATGGACTTGACTAGCTGATCATCAACAAgtgtgaaaagggaaaagtttAGGTAGTTTGCTGGTCTGCAGCAGTCAAGTGCATTGAACACAAAATCTTCCCAGGAGTAGATGACCCAGCAATGGCAGTCAGACAATGCAATGTTACAGTCCTCCGTTCATACTATTCATATCAAAATTGTTAGAAGCAAGTGTCTTCTTTATAAAAAGAACATGGAAaccagcttaggtttgcaaagtttcaTCTCAACAAACCACAAGAGCCATGTTCTTTGGACAGACCCaaacaaagtggagatgtttggtcaATGTGAAAGCCAAatacagcatatcagcacaaacagctCATAGCAACTGTCAAGCACGGCAGTGGAGGGATAATTATTTTACCTTTGTAACCACAAGACCTGAGGAACTTGCATTTATTGAACTCCTCTGTACCGTAGGTATTCTACTGACAAATGTAATGTCATCTCTCTGAGAGCTAAAGCTAAACCAAAAGtgagtcatgcaacaggacaatgaccaaACCACAGCAGCAAATTTCCAACAAAATGGctggaaaaagaacaataaATCAAGTTGCTGCAGTGGCCCAGCCAAAGTGCAGACCTTAACCTGACTAAAATACTGTGGTAAGACCTTTAGAGAGCTGTACCCACAAGACTCAATGAACTAaagcaacattgtaaagaagagtgtgCCAAAATTCCTCAACAACAATGTGAAGTTATTGTTTCTTGTTTCAAATAATATACTAAATCACagggtgtacttagtttcaCAGGACTGCGAGAGTTTGATCAATCTTTTTTATGTGACTGGAAACAGTTATCATGTatatccaaaaaagaaaacagaatagCAAACAGAATATATTGTAAATTTAatttacttaatttatcaaTTCAGTGACATCTTTTTCCAGTAACAGCTAAAAAATTCTAAGTCTAAAAGTAAAGAAATAAGGCAGGGTGCATACGagtattttttataaatatatatacatttaaacCATCAAGTCATACATCATATAAACCATTGGGCACATGCCATGTTCACGTAATTTAATGTGTTaatatatcaatcaatcaatcaatcaatcataaATGTCCAAATCAATCAAactttttttgcatttcttagttgttgtttttttttccggCTATCTGGCAGTCATTTAGGTTAATGCACTGTGTATTTGATGTATTTATGTATGCTCCCAAACTCACTTTCCCCAGAGTCTCTTGAAGCTCCTGTTATTCTTCATGTATTCTGGTGAGCCCACAGCTCGCTGGCCAGAATGAACAGGGGAAGTGTCACTTGAGGTGCTGTCATCACCTTTCTCTGACTTTCCTTTGGGAGGATACAAAAACCACAGTAAATGTTATGTAAAttacaaagtaaaaatatgatCCAAAGTGTCTTCTACATGGCCAGTTAAaccataaaaaaattaaagatgcATTTGAAAATTTGAGTTTATTATGATAATATAAGCAGACAAAGCTCCACTGTAGTCCTGCCAAATAAATCACATTTGATTGATTGCCTCTATGGATGATTAAGCTGTTTCCTGTAATTTTGGCACGGTCGACGTTGAActcctgatgatgatgatggtggtgacTGAGTAAAAACCCATaaaaagctttttgtttttttcctacattTTCATACCAAAGAGGACATTAAGAGCAGAGTGGTGCATGCAGGGTGGCCTGCTGCTACACAGTGCTCTATTCAGTAGAGAGACTCAGGATACAGACCATTGAGTTCAGCAAATAATTCATCAGTTAATGCCCCATGAAAAAGAAAGGGATTAGAGGCTAAATTTTACAAGGTCTGATCTTTATGGTAGAGGTAGAGGCTACAGACAGTCATCTCACTCCAGCAGACTGCAGCAAAGAGAAATCAGGGTGGGGCTCAAGTTAAAATTGGTCAGTCGTGCTGTGGACGGGTGGAGCTGGGATGAATGTGGTCAATCAGAGCAAGAGAGAGGGTGTGCTCAGTATGAAAGTCTATACCATGATCCATCTGCTCTGTCAGGAGGCTCTGCAATTAGCTATGATCAAAAGTAGCCTGGTCGACATATAGTGGTTTCCTCCAAATATGAATACCGCCTTTACTCATGGGAATTACAAGGCTATTGCCTTTTTCATAGAAATGGAGAACGGATTCTGCAGTACACCAAGGTTCATTACAGAACACCAGCCATTATATAATAAATAACCATAAACAGCAGTCAGGAAAACTTGATTTAATATGCTGGGATTTACTTTGGCTTGAGTCTCCGTCTTCACTCCCAGCTGGAGACCTTTGACTCTGTATTTCACTGCCGCTGTCTCCGATCCCATTTTGTTCTGACAGAGAGGAATTCACAGGCAGCGTGTGACTTCTCATTTCACTTGGGCCAGTCTGGATGAACAGAGTAGATACAAACAGAAAGGAAAGTGACTTTTCTAAATCATAAAAGAGTTACAAATCTGTAAATATagagtaaatataaatataaatacatctGTAAATGTATAATTAATTGTGATTCTCTTATGAGTTCATCAGAAACAGTGTAGCAGATCTTAAACTACAAAAGAACTAAGCAGAGAAGCATTGTGAGCTAAAACATTGTTCATATGAATTGTATCACATTTTAAGAAATATACCTTTTGCGCAGTTCCATTTGTTATGTCATTCATGCTGCTTGATAAAGTCTGTTCTTCTGATCTGTGAAGACAATCACAATCGATAAATTCGATCCTCCTAAGAAATATTGGAATGATCCTTTAATGAAAAGCGGCTGCACTACCTGGAATCGCTGTCTTTCTGGACTGATGAAATCGATGTCTGCTGGGATGCAGAACTGTTTGTCGAAGCCTGCGgttaataaacattttaatatacaattaaaataattaGGCTGTGCTTATATTGAAATATTTAAGGAACTAATCGATCAGCTCTTTTGAGACCAGcagattaatttatttttttgcacccACTTCAGACTTCACATCCTCCGATTTGGCACTCGAGGTGTCACCATTCTTCATCAGACCCTGCTCTTCTTCCTCACTGCTGCTTGACAGGCTCCTGCCATTCGACAATGTGTGGACAGCAGATGGTGCTACAGTAACAAAGAGAAGGATTTTGTATTCCACTCAAGCAGTAGAATccatttctctttaaaaaaataacacatgatGGGCTTCATCACACTGAAACGTCATAATATAAGCACTGCAAGGGAATGATAAAGCACTGAGTAAGCTGATTACCTTGCCTTGTGTTACTAGAGACCTCTCTGAACTGTCTGCACTGGTTCAGGAGAAGAGTGAGCTCTTCAATACGTCGGTCCTGCAGAAAACAAGGTAACAAGTGTCCAAGGTCCATAAAACACGATTAAGATGTTTATTTAAGGTTAGCAAACACCCATATGGGCTACCTGCTTCATTCAGTTACTGACCTATATACTACACAAATGTTTCTCCTCCACCATATGGCCTTTAGATCAAAGTAATGGATAGGGATTGTGGTAACCAGCTGCAcggagtgtgtgttttttgaagTGGTGCCCATGCCCGGTTTTGCTATGGTTCTCTTAATGTAGCTCACTCCAAAATTAGGCCTGGCAGAATGAGGCCTGCTTAAGTGTGGCTTTTCCTGAAATGGCCTGCCTTAgggtgtgtgtacgtgtgtgtcttCGCTGGTGTGCCACATGTAAGTCAATGTCTGTGGGTCTTTAAAGTCGAAAATACACTCGGAGGGAGAATACAAAAGCCCCTCTGTGCTATAAATGGTTGAAGGGGTGTTGCCTCTTCAAATGGCACAGCCCACAAACTGTTACAGTATAAGCTTCGAAGAAGCTGTGATGCTAGCATATCCATATACACTGAAAAAACGGGATTGGCCAGCTCTTGGATTTATGTAAGCAacttgcgtgtatttaacataagtgcctcatgctttaaagttaagtgtaactatatagtgtagaaactacatgatatgcagagaggctagattaaattgttcatatcatgttcgagtgaagtaagtcaataactttcagtctagtacgctttggatcgtggtttcagaaaggcatccatctcagtcaaatcgagcaaattgggtggttgttacattaaaaacttgtaatttaaacacaataatatcatgtttctataaacgtaattaaatcatgaaggatctgtatgaaatccAACAacttgttcttgttgagatgacatgatacaatctagtaagagtggttagttgctgaactcatgaaattcacaagatcgcacgagatgtcaaactgcaggaaaatcactggagttataagaggcagacaattacacacacaccacgtgtatgctattgctatttattgtggtttaacctgtcaaggacaaaaacgtacaaaaaaattctgcatcaagccttgaaatcatagctttcctacttttgttaagtctggattgttggcatggtggttagtgctgttgcttcacagtaagaagatcctgggttcaaatccacagtctggctagtttgcactggtttctctctgggtattctggtttcttcccacagttaaaagtcatgcagttgttagagttaggttaattggtgattctaaattacctgtcaatgtaagtgcaaatggttgtttgtgatagacttatgagttgtccagggtgtaccctgccttgtaacctatcacttcagggttatttcccagcccccctgcaaccaggataaaggggaggatggtagttgtttagatccattcaatttttatggtaaccagactctagactttgttgaacattatataatatgaagagaacatgtagtatttaagtgaccaagtagtattggggtaaaagttattgaatagtgttgaactaaaatgacaaaattgtgaaggattaaactattccaagagctcaacttacttcatctaaacatgtttcaatcgcgttttatgaacacaaaatgcacaggtttattgaatatgaaaaagttgtgttgattgaactcaattgtttaagtttctgccaaagcaaaacatttgtgtgcaaccgatgtccactattgaatcaagtaaatccaacatggcctttttttcagtgtacaggCCAGTAGGACAGTAAACTGATGACAATGCAGATGGTAGCTTTTACTCTATAATCACAGCTGGGAAACGACAGGTTTACAGGTCACCGGTAACGTACCTTTTCATCATTGGCAGCTGCCAGTGATTTCATTCCACTCCTAAGCCTCTGCAGTTCTTGATCTATAAGGAGAAAccccaacactgattataaaTCTGTATAGGCTTCTGCTCGTGTCATAAATTTTGATATGAATAGATCTTTTTAGTAGCATATAGTTATTTAGAAAACGAGGAAAGGTGCAAACACATAAATCAATGATTTATTCATCACGAGAGTTCTCCCaaccatttatttttaaattcatcGAAGCCTTTTTTAGCCATCAATCATAGTTTGAGTCTGTGACCACCTATTGTGAGAATATGATCAATACGGAGTTTTAGTGACATTCAGACTatcattcatgtttttatttcccCTTGGATCATTTTACTGTATTGGTCTTTTAACAGGTTTCAGTCAGAAAGCATTAAATAGACTTCAGATTGTGCAAAATGCAGCAGCCACACCTCTTGCAAGCACCCAGAAAACTGAACATATTGCATAAGTCTTAATGACTCCACACTACTGCCCAGTATcgattttaagattttacttATTAGCTTTAAAGCCCTTCATGGCCTGACCCCAGAATCTATACTCAAATTGCTCTTCCCATGCCAACTGATGCGCAGCCTCAGACCCTCAGGCAGAACCTGTTTCCACCACACGCTCAAAGACAAAAAGCTATCAAGCCTGTCTTCTTCTAAATCACTGCTAAAGACTCATTTATAGCGTAAGGCTTTTTCATAAATTTTATCCCTTTCGGGTCCCGTTCAAGAAAGGAATCAAGTGTAAAAACTCTGCCAAATTAAAAACTGCAGAGCCACCCATTGTAGCACCCACTTGTGAATAATGGAGAAATAAAGTAGCTTCTTCTTAGTATagagtttatttttttgataGTCATTGGTTAGCTGCATCTTATTCTTtcaacttctgtttttttatgttgcatttgaagttattttTTACACTGGAATCACACTATTTCCTATTCTTATTTTGTTGCACATTAATAAGTAAATTGTTACTGATATACttattgttgctgttgttgttattattagtcACAGACACATCTGGGCACGCAAACACAGGCACCTTTGCTGCAGCATTTGCAATCATACGGACAAGACTGCTAGTAAGTGACCATGATTGTACCAAGCAAGTAGCCCAGAGAAGCATTTATCTATGACAGACAAAAATATTATTCCTTCAGGAATCGATAAAGACAACAAAGAAGTGAAAGGGAGGAGAGATGCATCAAGTTATTGAGGAAACAAGCTGATGATTGTCAAAATGCCCTTCAGAGCAGAAGGAAATGAAAGATAATGAAACAGAGAAGCATGTCTGGAGAAGGGAAATAAATGAGAGATCAAAAGTAGACATGGCCAGTGGGTTTAGAACAATTTTCATTATGTACTGCTCAGGCTTACATTTGGTGTTTAGTCTCTTCCTGTACAACTcctctgagagagagagagacagaaactcATAAGACAGTTTACTTAGGGCTGCGACTGGCTTTTTCCATAGTTGTTACTTTAACTGAAAGTTAATGAATGCAAACAAGAGTCATTAACTGTGTCACCTATCAAGTTGGGTAACTTTGAGCGAGAGGCTGGTGTTGGCAGGTTGACTGAGGGCTTGAGGCTGGCAGCTTTGCTTACCTCTCTCTGCGCTCTCTGTGGTTAAAGAGGGTCTGGCCAGCAGCTGAGAGTGCAAGCTCTCAATCTCAGCGTTCTTACTGTGCAGGAGCTGCTGAAGGCTGCTGATCTCTGCCTGTGGGTAACACACAGTGAGAAATAAATGCCAGTAAGCGGGAGATGATGTGTACTGTATGTGCTATTTAAAGATTAACACCTAAAAACATTTCCACATTCATAAAAATAAGATGTATGTATGCATTTCAAGTTTAAGTGTCAGCACATGTCCTCGAGTGAAGCCCAAAACTTTTTTCCACCATTGCTTATATATGAAAACCCACAAGAAGGCACATAAATATCACTTCTCTGATGTTTAGAGTACCAAATGTTAGGTCATTGCTATCTGGAGTTTATAGGTTGTTTTGAAGCAAGTTACAGAAGGAACACACAGATGGCAATGAAATTAACTCAAGCTGATCTGTTTGCCTGTGTTTTCTATCAGCATGCGTGTGGAAGCAAATGAGCAGTGGAAAATAAACTTCATATCTCAAATACTAATCAGGACATTTGGCCCTGATGCTAGTAACCAAAGATTCCACCTGAGAACTGCAAGGAAAAATGTTTCTAGAAAATGTTGCATTTATTCATTATGGAATTCGCCAGGTTGCAATATGTTTTTGAATAACAGAGTATTCCAACTTATAATAATTATTGTCAGCCTCCCTTGAGAAATAAATACCCTAAAGCCAGTCGAGGTGTAACTATACAGTTTGCCAATTACCATTTACAGCAGCTTGTCTGTTGTGAACAAATAGATCTATAAGGGAATTAGCAGACGTGCCCTTTGAAACCAGATTTGCAAGGAGAGCAAACAAGTTGACACCATAACAAGGCATATTTAGCATTTAGTTGTGTATAGTTATTGTACCACAAAcatagcaaaagaaaaacactgggaGAGATGTAAAAATAATGGGAGTGTTAGAGATTTTATCATAATAGAGGACAAATGGTGAGAGCAAGTAAAAATGGGAAAAGTCTAAAAGttaatatcattaaataactcCAAATTAGAACAGTAATGATTAAATAGCTATTATTAGGTCTATTTCTATCATGCTTTAACTTAGAAAGTAAAATAGCTTGCAGAGTTCCCAAATAAACATAGGTGTCTGAGAATGGGAGAACATGTGCAAAAGCAAATGACTCACTTAACTGGCAGGAACATCAGATTGGACAGCTTTTAGGAAAGCTGAGTGGACAGTTAGTGGTGGAATTTGGGCAGTGATGGTGTAGTGCAACGTCCACACAGCACATAAACCTGAACTTTCTTTTACCTTTGTTGCTTTGAGTTTCTTCTCGTACTGCAACTTCTGATCCTCCAGGTGTTCGACTTTGTCCTTGAGAATCCTGAGTTCCTTAAGTAAGCCCtgtaacagaaagaaaaaatgttttcttttactttttaaaaatgatttatttatttgtttgtttttttgttttttcacacaaGACCAAGCACACTAAATGCAGCTCTTAACCGTTACAGGCACTTATTAGTTTTGCTGGTTTTTCTACAGCGACATAAATGCTGTTGAGGCTGTTTGGTGAGCGGTTGTTTCATTTGCATCTAAACCTAAGGATCCCACACACCAGAGTAAGACAACGCATGCTGTACGCAACAACAGAAGTCATGCAAGCAAGCTATGCCTACACTTTGTCCTCCACAGTAGTACTTTTGCTCTGCATCTGAACTACCCTCTTCCAGGGTAGTTGTGTTTCCGTCGGCCCCATTTGGA is drawn from Oreochromis aureus strain Israel breed Guangdong linkage group 1, ZZ_aureus, whole genome shotgun sequence and contains these coding sequences:
- the ppfibp2a gene encoding liprin-beta-2 isoform X1 encodes the protein MEYDIDFYKHFAWLRKVNLHSNANSESYQERLSRLEGDKESLILQVSVLTDQVEAQGVKISDLQSSLMEHQHKLNSTEEMLQQELLHRASLENQKLSLMGEVSYLKLKLADMEGKQGHGGERQHKAEGLLKELRILKDKVEHLEDQKLQYEKKLKATKAEISSLQQLLHSKNAEIESLHSQLLARPSLTTESAEREELYRKRLNTKYQELQRLRSGMKSLAAANDEKDRRIEELTLLLNQCRQFREVSSNTRQAPSAVHTLSNGRSLSSSSEEEEQGLMKNGDTSSAKSEDVKSEASTNSSASQQTSISSVQKDSDSRSEEQTLSSSMNDITNGTAQKTGPSEMRSHTLPVNSSLSEQNGIGDSGSEIQSQRSPAGSEDGDSSQRKSEKGDDSTSSDTSPVHSGQRAVGSPEYMKNNRSFKRLWGKLRRTQSGGLPATDPDSGQFRRGGLRATAGPRLTRTPESFDSARDMNIPFSQWTKEQVCGWLEDYGLGQYVSLSRQWVENGQTLLSATPQDFEKEMGMKNPLHRKKLQLALRAFTTKVIEKSSELDHIWVTRWLDDIGLPQYKDQFHEARIDGRMIQYLTVNDLLTLKVTSQLHHLSIKCAIHVLHANKFNPNCLRRRPVEEKHPPPSEVVQWSNHCVMEWLRAVDLAEYAPNLRGSGVHGGLIILEPRFSSETLALLLNIPPQKTLLRRHLATAFSALVGLQAMQEKREYGNATGHVPLTTTAKVKPKKLGFTQFSHLRKRKPDESADYICPIDSGALTVNGVSRLASSAQRGLSPRLDRQAEREEQVGIKAQTNGPKQ
- the ppfibp2a gene encoding liprin-beta-2 isoform X3, whose protein sequence is MGEVSYLKLKLADMEGKQGHGGERQHKAEGLLKELRILKDKVEHLEDQKLQYEKKLKATKAEISSLQQLLHSKNAEIESLHSQLLARPSLTTESAEREELYRKRLNTKYQELQRLRSGMKSLAAANDEKDRRIEELTLLLNQCRQFREVSSNTRQAPSAVHTLSNGRSLSSSSEEEEQGLMKNGDTSSAKSEDVKSEASTNSSASQQTSISSVQKDSDSRSEEQTLSSSMNDITNGTAQKTGPSEMRSHTLPVNSSLSEQNGIGDSGSEIQSQRSPAGSEDGDSSQRKSEKGDDSTSSDTSPVHSGQRAVGSPEYMKNNRSFKRLWGKLRRTQSGGLPATDPDSGQFRRGGLRATAGPRLTRTPESFDSARDMNIPFSQWTKEQVCGWLEDYGLGQYVSLSRQWVENGQTLLSATPQDFEKEMGMKNPLHRKKLQLALRAFTTKVIEKSSELDHIWVTRWLDDIGLPQYKDQFHEARIDGRMIQYLTVNDLLTLKVTSQLHHLSIKCAIHVLHANKFNPNCLRRRPVEEKHPPPSEVVQWSNHCVMEWLRAVDLAEYAPNLRGSGVHGGLIILEPRFSSETLALLLNIPPQKTLLRRHLATAFSALVGLQAMQEKREYGNATGHVPLTTTAKVKPKKLGFTQFSHLRKRKPDESADYICPIDSGALTVNGVSRLASSAQRGLSPRLDRQAEREEQVGIKAQTNGPKQ
- the ppfibp2a gene encoding liprin-beta-2 isoform X2, whose amino-acid sequence is MNQELLHRASLENQKLSLMGEVSYLKLKLADMEGKQGHGGERQHKAEGLLKELRILKDKVEHLEDQKLQYEKKLKATKAEISSLQQLLHSKNAEIESLHSQLLARPSLTTESAEREELYRKRLNTKYQELQRLRSGMKSLAAANDEKDRRIEELTLLLNQCRQFREVSSNTRQAPSAVHTLSNGRSLSSSSEEEEQGLMKNGDTSSAKSEDVKSEASTNSSASQQTSISSVQKDSDSRSEEQTLSSSMNDITNGTAQKTGPSEMRSHTLPVNSSLSEQNGIGDSGSEIQSQRSPAGSEDGDSSQRKSEKGDDSTSSDTSPVHSGQRAVGSPEYMKNNRSFKRLWGKLRRTQSGGLPATDPDSGQFRRGGLRATAGPRLTRTPESFDSARDMNIPFSQWTKEQVCGWLEDYGLGQYVSLSRQWVENGQTLLSATPQDFEKEMGMKNPLHRKKLQLALRAFTTKVIEKSSELDHIWVTRWLDDIGLPQYKDQFHEARIDGRMIQYLTVNDLLTLKVTSQLHHLSIKCAIHVLHANKFNPNCLRRRPVEEKHPPPSEVVQWSNHCVMEWLRAVDLAEYAPNLRGSGVHGGLIILEPRFSSETLALLLNIPPQKTLLRRHLATAFSALVGLQAMQEKREYGNATGHVPLTTTAKVKPKKLGFTQFSHLRKRKPDESADYICPIDSGALTVNGVSRLASSAQRGLSPRLDRQAEREEQVGIKAQTNGPKQ